The DNA sequence GCAAGCTTGTATTTCCAAAAGGTTTCTTGATCAGTAGCAAGCCCCAAACCAATTTTGGGTGCATGTGACCCTGCCAATTTGAGTACTGAAGTCACCTCACCATACGGTGCTTGTACTCCTCAGAGGCGTCGTGCACCGCAGTATCCCAAGCATTAGGGCCACAGGAATACACTTTGCTGGGATCCAGCTTCCAGtatctgggaaaggggggggggagagagagagagagagagagaagagaactaAAGATGCCAGTTCACGTTTGTTTTCAACaacctgctccctccccccccacaacattcTCCTTTATAATAAATTCCGTTGCTAGTAGGATTTTCAAATGACATCTCTGCAAATTTAGATCCCGAAACTCTGAAAGCAAGGCTGTGTGTATATGTGCTTGTGCTGCGTGTGTATTCATCAGCCATTACTTGTGCTTAGGTAATGTAAGTGCAGAAATTATAACTGGGTGCAGTATTTAACATCCTGAGAAACCCTCTCCCTACTTAAACTTGTTTCCAGCCCTTACTGCTGCACACACAATATAGAAAGTGCATGGGTGGAATTTCAGAAGCCGGAAATAAGATGGTTCCCAAAGAGGATTCCCAGTGTATTGGGGATCTGCATCTTCTAGCCCTTCCTGCTCCTTATGCTTGGATCTGggcaaaaaggggtgtgtgtagcTTTGAAGAGATATGATAGTTGTCTTCTCCATAAGGATTACAGATCTGGAATCTCCCAAAAGGGTTCTGTTCATTCCGAAGTTTCAGCAGCTTTTTGTCTTAGTCTGTGGGCACCAATAAATTACATTCCATCCATTCTCAAAGCagcagaaatattattattactacactgGAACCTCAGGCGGCTGCAGGTTTGCTGCTTAAGGAGAGACTTCATGTTATACTCCTCACTGAGAAGCACAGGTCGCAGTTCTCTGCTGCAATCTGAATTTTTAGTCTGCCTTAATAGCTAAAATACGGCATGCATTGCTCAGCTTTTCTGTGGATAGGCTACAGTTTATTTGCAAGTAAATGCACCAGGACAGGGCAGAGAGAAAACAGCACTTACTTTACAGGCTTCCCAAAAGCCATGTTGTCTTCCTAGAGAGGGTAGGAGAGAAAATAATAAGCACACTTCATTTCCTGAGCAGCATAAAGAAATTCATATCACTAAATACATAATCCTGGGTCCTGAGGAATTGCAACAGGGGGCTGTTAATGCCCACAGAAACCTTCCCTACAAGGGCCCCTCCCTTGGTTGAAGATTGACTTGGAAAACACACACCAGTCTGTTCTAGTGAATAGATGTTTGGATGTGCTTGGTGCCAAAAAACTTACTCCAGTTTGAAAGATTGCTGACACGTAAGTCAGACGAATTAGCTACTgcgccccccctcccaccaccagccccccttcaattcaattcaaactttatttgtgtagccgactggccatagcatctagaagacaaacaccaacaaaaatacaacaaatatggttaccaataaaaccttataacctattaaaactcaaggtaatagctccttggaacttagcataaatagtaaaatattaataataatgataataataaaatcctatgctgggaatccggatgactacactgttgtcgttcagatagcagctctcaatctcattactctctcgataaatctggcaaccttctctgttatcgagctgttctggtcggctagaagtgaaaacaatttggcttcacaagagcggcccgggatggcagataggagtggcgtgatggtctcatccctcagatctttatatagggggcaggacaagagtacgtgtgacacagtctctacatagctggatccacaggggcatagccggatctcgattggaattttttggtatctaccttcaagaacagctgagggtaacatatttagtctggccagtgtaaaggcccgcctaaattttgggatggttaggttggacaagtatggtgcccgagattcgaagtgggaggggggcagataagcGTACCAAGCACTAAATTTCTTGATAGAGGCCAGATTATTCTGCAATTCAATATCCTTCAGGCGCTGGTCAATAAGGATTTTTGCCTTGGGAAGACCCATTTTAAGTAGGTGTTGTGCTTGGAGGCCACATGTGAGTAGTTTTTGATGCACTGCTTTGGACCACAGACTTCTGTGTGCATCTCGTGTAACTAGGGGCAATAGGCCGTGTCCCCcttcatgttttcttttcctAAATTTGCTGGGGCCTTGGAACAGGATTGTCTTCTTCAATGTTTATTATCTCTTGAGAGATAGAGGCCAAGAGGTTTGTGCATCTGTCTGCTTCAGAACATTCTGAAACTAGTAACCAAACATGAATTTTCAGAACTCTttggagctactggaaggaaaaggaagctaaccctgcaattctatacacacttaaAAGAAtagatcccattgaactcaagagaacttgcttttgagtagagaAGTATATGATTGCACTGCTATAGCCTCCAGGTTTCGTGTACAAGAGGAAGGAGACACCGGTGGTGGAGAGCCCAGTCTTATCCTTTAAATGACCACCTGGATGAATCTCAATTCAGTCTTGTTATTTAACCACTTGCCAGGTTATTATAGGCCACGACTCAGTGGTTGCCAACAAATCCACATGAACAAGCTTCTACTTACCGAGACATAGTACGGCCCTGCAAAGTCCCGGATGACTCCAGCTGAGGTACAAATGCCCATGTGACCAATAATGGGGAACAGCCATCTaccaaaagaagaaaagcaagtaTCAGGGGGGCTAGTTTTTTGTCCTTGAAGGGAAGTTGCTAAAAAGATGCTGCAGTGGCTGCCCAAGGCCATGGCCTAACAGGACTGAACAGGGTGAGAGACAGTGACAATTCTGACAATCCATCAAAGCCAGCAGGACCTAACCTGGGCACAAATCAGATGGGATATTTGGTCTTTTTCCTGTTTCAAGTTCCCTGTGCTCTGAATGGTTGTAGACTATATGTATTCCTCCTGAACAGGCTACACTCAGACTTCTAAACAACTACTTTCCAGGCCACAAGTAGATAAGTAGGAATCTTCTGTCTCCAGGTGATCTGGTGGAAGAAAGCCTTTGTAACCTATGGGCAGTTGCAGAcaatttattgaacattcatcctgatttgttttggggaggttagacaatgttggGCCAAAGCAAGTGTCACCACACACTTTCCAGTGTGTTTCTCCattaagtttgatcttttgggGAGGTAGGTTTGTCCTGCAAGACCTCCCAATTGAtctgccagtatgtgattgaatctcacTTGAAAATAGCAAGTCTGGAAGCATCCTAGAAGAAAGCTGGAGCTTTATTCCCACCAGTCTTTGGAAGACATTGATTCATTTCACTGGAGCAGCCTAATTTGTGACCTAAATAGGGTGGTATGCAATTGAATCCCATCCAAAGTACTGTACAGCAACAGTTGGGCAGAGTCCATAGTCTTTAAAGCCATCAAGCATATTTGTCAGAAGATAACTAaggcttacttggaagtaaggctggcccactgaattaaatgggacttacttctgagtagttatGGTTAGGATTAAATCATGCCCCACATGCCAATCTACAGAACACTGTCAGTACCAGCTGAAGAAGTTGACATCCTCTGCACACCAGCTTTATGGACAAGGGGCCCCAGAGGTGTGCCCTAGAAGATTGCATATAACCAAGGAAGAGGAATAGGGAACCTGCGGCtatccaaatgttgctgaactacaactcccatcatccctgaccattgggccatgtttgttgggagttgtagttcagcagcatctggaggaccataggttccccacacctggtcagAAAGTTTAGGATCTTTTTCTGACCTGTAAGAGTCAaggaacattttcttcttctgtcctTCAGGCTTTCAAAATAATTTCTGAGTTATGTAAATACCTGCAATACTGGACAAATATAATTTCTGTATACCTAAACCATGTTTGTGTTTTTACACCCCAGGGTGCATTAGGTCTAGGCACCAAAGCCTGCCACATTAAGGCCCAAAGAGAAACAACATGGGAGATCATAGAGCTGGGAGAAACCTCAAAGGTTATTGAGACCAACTTCCATCTTAATGCAAGAAATACACTATTAGTTACCTGTGATAAGATCCCAAAGCTTTTCTTTAAATGCTATTCAAAGCGGCTGTGTGGAGCACTGATTTTAATTAGTGCACTGGCTCCAAGGGTAGGTATTTAACTCTTTCCCCATAGCCACTTTCCCAATCTAAACCGACATCAACACCCTTCTCCCATTTGCTCcatagaaggggaaaaaacagataATACTAGATTTCCCCATACAAGAGTAgtagcagcagtgtgtgtgtgtgtgagagagagagagagagagagagagagagagagagcgtgcatCTGACATTTAGGTCAGAAAAATGAGACCAGCAGAGAGAAAATGTTGAATATCTCTACAAGttggggttcatagaatcatagagttggaagagaccacaagggccatccagtccaaccccctgccaagcaggaaaccatgGCTTCTTTAAAGTATAAAGCCTCCATTCAAAGATCTGACTACAGAACTCCtacatcaggggtggagaacctttctcAGTCCAAGGTCCACACTCTCTGGCAGGCAGCTTTAAAAGGCCTACACATTAGGGGAGGCTGGGGCCAAAGGCAacaaaatgggtggagcaacaaaagtaactcttacctttgtacagcaggctacattCAAGCTACACAAAAGTCAGAGGTGTCTTTGCTGTGATTAACAAGAAgagtattttaaatttatgttgcAAAATGTTTCAGCTTCATCAGCTATTCTGATAAAGATGaaattatgctgtttttaaggTGGCAGTTATACAGCTTTGAGGATGGAATGCTCAAATGGGTTAaggaatatttattattttagtgATTAGCTGAATCCTAAAAATCCAGAGCTATCTATCCATCTCTATCTCTGTACACACATATTTCTTTAATGTCTTTCTGTTGTTCTGAACCTACTGTTCATCCGAAGTGCACCAAAGTGAACCCCCCCATGTACTATTTTTTGtaagcaggaaaggaaaaaaagattctGTCCACAATGGAGAAACAAAATTACTATAACaaacctggggtggggggtggggaatggaccCAAGCAACAGTACCAGCTGTGTAgaccaaaaagcaaaacaaaaaacacaccacattctaaactatttgttttgttttaaattacttcacAAGGGGGAGCATTTCAAAAATGAACAGATCCCAATACTCTACTTAACTACTTGATACAGCACATTTTTCTGATGAACACTGTCTTATATATGATCCAACAATCCAACTTCTGAAGTTTGATTTTGCCCCTGAAGAAAAGTGTTTAGGAAAATGCAGAGGGGCATCTTtggtctctgctgctgctgttcccccccccttctcccccaccaTCCCGTCCCTGTTAGAATTGGAGCTGTTGCTTCAATAATTCCTGGTCCTATCTTTGTGTCTTTTACACATTTATGCTTAAATCGTTATTTCGACCTTCCGTTTTATTTTGTGAGCGGCCCAGAGAACTTTCTTCGCTAATGGGCAATCCGTAAACAACAATACCTCGAGCCCCGCTTCCTTCCAAAAGAGACCCAGAGAAAGTGTTGCAAAACTGCCCGtgtcgtccccccaccccacccccaaaacccaTTTCACCTTCCTAACAGCCCTGCGGAGTAGGCTAGGCTGAGCGtgcgcggggagggggggtctccGACGCGGCGTCCCGAGAAGGGGGCGGCTACTCACGTGAGCACGGGAATGGGCGTCCACACCACGCAGTAAGGGAAGCGGCAGCGCTCCGGATCCAGCCCTGCTCCCCCGGCACCGCCGCCGACCCCCACGCTGACGCCGCCGTGAAACTGCTTCATCTTCCCCACCgcaacctcctcttcctccatcacCAGGAGGGGGAGGTTCCGGCTAGGCGCCGGGTGACGTCACTTCCTGGATGCGGGAGCGCCGCTTCCGGGACAGCGAGGGGGGCGGGGCGAAGCCGCATCGGCATTGTTCCTGGAGCTGCCTTCTGTCGAGGGTTCTAATGAGCTCACCtggtgagctcaccccgtcactcaGCCGCACGTTCCCTCGCCTCACCCTCCtggcagggaggaagggggggagaaggGTTGGGCTCCTACATCTTTTATTAAACACTGATGGTTTTACTAAGTTTCAGTTTATCTTGAGAAGTCCGTTCACCTATCTGCTGTACGGCGTTGCAGCCGGTCAGCCGAGCCTCGACAGTTTTCCGGCGTAGTGGGGAGGAAGTacgttgcctccccccccccgcatcacaGCCTGCCCGTCATCTGTGCTGGggattgttgtttagttgtgtccgactcttcgtgaccccatggaccagagcacgccaggcactcctgtcttccactgcctcccgcagtttggtcagactcatgttgctagcttcgagaacactgtccaaccatctcatcctctgtcgtccccttctcattgtgccctcaatctttcccaacatcagggtcttttccagggagtcttctcttcccatgaggtggccaaagtgttggagcctcaggatctgtccttccagtgagcactcagggctgatttccttaagaatggataggtttgatcttcttgcagtccatgggactctcaagagtctcctccagcaacataattcaaaagcatcaattcttcggtgaacggtgatcagccttctttatggtccagctctcactttcatacatcactactgggaaaaccatagatgtctctgctttttcagatgctgtctaTGTGCTGGGGATAGCCCCAGCCAATCCGCGGCCAGGGTAGGTGTGGCCTTGGGTCATTTAATTTTGGCGTCCCTGCTCACTCTTCCTAGCCTTTTCGGATCAGCACCAGTTCTGCCTGCGGTTTTCTTTcggtagtttcccccccccctctataagccttttgtttttaacttcGTTGCCTTCCCCAGCAGAGCTTAGCAGCCGGGCTAGCTGCCTGCAGTCAGCTGTGAGGCGGGCGACTTACAGCTGGGGAGCAGCGCGTTTTTTCCTTGGGCTACTGAAGCAGCGTCCACCGCCCTTCTACTCTGCCTTTGGCTTCCCGCTCGCTAATTGCCAGGAGGCATTGCTAGTTCAGAAGTCTCCCTTCTCCACAAGGCTCAGATTGGGTGAGATCGTTTGGATTCCCCCCctctccagttgcttctccttacCTCCCCGCTTCACcctttgctacacacacacacacacacaccttgcttcTCTGTGGATTTTGTGAGAActttcccaccccacctccacccccgcGGCTGCACTCGTGTTTATTTGCATTTACTGTGTGGGTGCTTTTGAGAGTGTGTGCATCTGCCTTGTGTTGCTGCTTGTCGTTTTGGCTGTGGCACCCTCTTTTCGTGCTTTGCTCTGATATGATCTTGCTATGGCAGTTGTCAGTCATCATGTTGTTGGGGCCcggtaggatttttttccacttggc is a window from the Lacerta agilis isolate rLacAgi1 chromosome 8, rLacAgi1.pri, whole genome shotgun sequence genome containing:
- the TMEM222 gene encoding transmembrane protein 222, yielding MEEEEVAVGKMKQFHGGVSVGVGGGAGGAGLDPERCRFPYCVVWTPIPVLTWLFPIIGHMGICTSAGVIRDFAGPYYVSEDNMAFGKPVKYWKLDPSKVYSCGPNAWDTAVHDASEEYKHRMHNLCCDNCHSHVALALNLMRYDNSTSWNMVKLCFLSLLYGKYVSIGGFVKTWLPFILFLGIILIVSLTLHLR